A stretch of Penaeus vannamei isolate JL-2024 chromosome 18, ASM4276789v1, whole genome shotgun sequence DNA encodes these proteins:
- the LOC138864809 gene encoding uncharacterized protein, with translation MPFLGSPVPFLSDLLRVCVISTLWKGKGGRWGLQAYTRHHTASVYQSKVLAPHPSGGRIRDTSTEAPETGAIRIHSCIRYGASGVTLGDPEAERKVNKESWTNSKACILGTESAVKCGGGLCRSFFPVKSGVRYKAVTAYQLFSTLCMDWILGRTTVQKASLTGTKTKVQEFGDLIGEPVQSRMLRCGEDIEVTETFTYLGSVVHKLLGCGRPHKVSN, from the exons ATGCCATTCCTAGGCAGTCCAGTTCCGTTCctctctgacctgttgagggtgtGTGTCATCTCcactctctggaaggggaaggggggacggtgGGGACTGCAAGCGTACACCAGGCATCACACTGCCTCAGTGTACCAGAGCAAGGTTCTCGCCCCACATCCTTCTGGAGGACGTATCAGAGAcacatctactgaggcaccagagactggagcaatccggattcactcct gcattcgatacggtgcatcgggagtcactttgggagatcctgaggctgagaggaaggtCAACAAGGAAAGTTGGACTAATAGCAAAGCCTGTATacttggtactgaaagtgctgtaaagtgtggtgggggcctgtgtcgaagcttctttcctgttaaatCAGGAGTGAGGTACAAGGCTGTGACTGCttaccaactcttttcaacactttgcatggactggatactgggcagaactactgttcaaa AGGCGTCTCTGACcgggaccaagaccaaggtccaggaatttggggacttgataggagaacctgttcagtcaagGATGTTGcgttgcggcgaggacattgaagtcacagagacctttacataccttggtagtgtagttcataaacTCTTGGGCTGTGGCAGACCGCATAAAGTCAGCAAttag